The genome window ATACGGCGATTGCCCATCGTCTGCGCAAGTACGGCATTCCCAACAAGCCTTGAGTGAACATGGTTCAAAAATGTGGGAGCGGGCTTGCTCGCGAATACGGTGTATCAGTCACAGGTGTGTTGGCTGACCCTCCGCATTCGCGAGCAAGCCCGCTCCCACAGGGATCGCATTGCAAATGTTGGTCTGAGAACGACATCGACTGTACTGAAAGCGCTACAGCGTAACGATATCGCTACAGCCCTATTTTTTGCGCGCCATGCAAGGCTTTGATCCACATAGGCTTTTTTTCACAGGCCAAACTGTAGCGAAATCGCTACAGGCAAAATGCATATCGTCATAACAAAATCTATCAAGTCATTGATTTATATAGGCTTAATGACGTTGGCCGCGATATTGCTAAGCAACTCCCCATTATTCCAATCCCGTCCACCAGACGAATCTGGCCCTGAGGAGTTTCCATGAGCGAGTTGCGTTTCACTGAAGATCACGAATGGCTGCGCGCCGAAGCTGACGGCAGCGTCACCGTGGGTATCACCGCTTTCGCGCAGAACGCGCTGGGTGACGTGGTTTTCGTGCAACTGCCGGAGTTGCAGGCCTACGACAAGGGCGCCGAAGCGTCCACCGTGGAATCGGTCAAGGCCGCCAGCGGCGTGTACATGCCGCTGGACGGGGAAGTCCTCGAAGTGAACGACAAACTTGACGGCAGCCCGGAACTGGTCAACGAAGACCCGATGGGCGAGGGTTGGTTCTTCCGCTTTAAACCGGCCGATGCCAGTGCAGTGGCTAAACTGTTGGATCAGGACGCGTACGACCGCCTGATCAAAGCCAACGCTGAAGCCTGAGGAGCGCGCCATGACCGTTAATCTCACCACCGCCAACGAATTCATCGCCCGCCACATCGGCCCGCGCCAGGAGGACGAGCAGCAGATGCTCGCCAGCCTCGGTTTTGACTCCCTGGAAGCCCTGAGCGCCAGCGTGATCCCGGAAAGCATCAAGGGCACCAGCGTGCTCGGCCTGGAAGACGGCCTGAGCGAAGCCGAGGCCCTGGCCAAGATCAAGGCCATCGCCGGCAAGAACCAACTGTTCAAGACCTACATCGGTCAGGGCTACTACAACTGCCACACGCCGTCGCCGATCCTACGCAACCTGTTGGAAAACCCGGCCTGGTACACCGCCTACACCCCGTACCAACCCGAGATTTCCCAAGGCCGCCTGGAAGCGCTGCTGAACTTCCAGACCCTGATCAGCGACCTCACCGGCCTGCCGATCGCCAACGCCTCCCTGCTCGACGAAGCCACCGCCGCCGCCGAAGCCATGACCTTCTGCAAGCGCCTGAGCAAGAACAAGGGCAGCAGCGCCTTCTTCGCTTCGATCCACAGCCACCCGCAGACCCTCGACGTGCTGCGCACCCGTGCCGAGCCGTTGGGCATCGACGTGGTGGTGGGCGATGAGCGTGAATTGACCGACGTCAGCCCATTCTTCGGCGCCCTGTTGCAATACCCAGCCAGCAACGGTGACGTCTTCGACTACCGCGAACTGACCGAGCGCTTCCACGCCGCCAATGCCCTAGTGGCCGTGGCCGCCGACCTGCTGGCCCTGACCCTGCTGACCCCACCGGGCGAGTTCGGTGCCGACGTGGCCATCGGCAGCGCGCAACGCTTCGGCGTGCCGCTGGGCTTTGGTGGCCCGCACGCGGCGTACTTCTCCACCAAGGATGCGTTCAAGCGCGACATGCCGGGCCGCCTGGTCGGTGTGTCCGTCGACCGTTTCGGCAAACCGGCCCTGCGCCTGGCCATGCAGACCCGCGAACAACATATCCGTCGCGAGAAAGCCACGTCGAACATCTGCACCGCCCAGGTATTGCTGGCTAACATCGCCAGCATGTACGCCGTGTACCACGGCCCCAAGGGTCTGACCCAGATCGCCCAGCGTGTGCATCAACTCACCGCGATTTTGGCCAAGGGCCTGACCGCCCTGGGCCTGACCGTCGAACAAGCCCACTTTTTCGACACCATTACCCTGAACACTGGCCCCAACACTGCCGCCCTGCACGACAAGGCCCGCGCCCAGCGCATCAACCTGCGTGTGGTGGACGCCGAGCGTCTGGGTGTGTCGGTGGACGAAACCACCACCCAGGCCGATATCGAAGCCCTGTGGTCCATCTTCGCCAACGGCAAGGCCCTGCCGGCCTTCAACGCCAGCGTCGACAGCACCCTGCCTGCCGCCCTGCTGCGCCAGTCGCCTGTGCTCAGCCACCCGGTATTCAACCGCTACCATTCCGAAACCGAGCTGATGCGCTACCTGCGCAAACTGGCCGACAAGGACCTGGCGCTGGACCGCACCATGATCCCGCTGGGCTCGTGCACCATGAAGCTCAACGCCGCCAGCGAAATGATCCCGGTGACCTGGGCCGAGTTCGGTGCCCTGCACCCGTTCGCCCCGGCCGAACAAAGCGCCGGCTACCTGCAACTGACGTCCGAACTGGAAGCGATGCTCTGCGCGGCTACCGGCTACGACGCGATCTCGCTGCAACCGAACGCCGGTTCCCAGGGTGAGTACGCCGGCCTCCTGGCCATTCGTGCCTACCACCAGAGCCGTGGTGAAGAGCGTCGCGACATCTGCCTTATCCCGTCTTCGGCCCACGGCACCAACCCGGCGACCGCCAACATGGCCGGCATGCGCGTGGTCGTCACTGCGTGCGACGCCCGTGGCAACGTCGACATCGAAGACCTGCGTGCCAAGGCCATCGAGCATCGTGAGCACCTCGCCGCGCTGATGATCACCTACCCGTCCACCCACGGTGTGTTCGAAGAAGGCATCCGCGAAATCTGCGGCATCATTCATGACAACGGCGGTCAGGTGTACATCGACGGCGCCAACATGAACGCCATGGTCGGCCTGTGCGCCCCGGGCAAGTTCGGCGGCGACGTGTCCCACCTGAACCTGCACAAGACCTTCTGCATTCCTCACGGCGGTGGCGGCCCGGGCGTTGGCCCGATTGGCGTCAAGTCGCACCTCACGCCGTTCCTGCCAGGCCACGCGGCCATGGAACGCAAGGAAGGCGCGGTGTGCGCGGCGCCGTTCGGCAGCGCAAGCATCCTGCCGATCACCTGGATGTACATCAGCATGATGGGCGGTGCGGGCCTCAAGCGCGCTTCACAGCTGGCGATTTTGAACGCCAACTACATTTCCCGTCGCCTGGAAGAGCACTACCCCGTGCTGTACACCGGCAGCAACGGCCTGGTGGCCCACGAATGCATCCTGGATTTGCGCCCGTTGAAGGACAGCAGCGGCATCAGCGTGGATGACGTGGCCAAGCGCCTGATCGACTTCGGCTTCCATGCGCCGACCATGTCGTTCCCGGTGGCTGGCACGCTGATGATCGAGCCGACCGAAAGTGAATCCAAGGAAGAACTGGACCGCTTCTGCAACGCAATGATCGCCATCCGCGAAGAAATCCGCGCGGTGGAAAACGGCACCCTGGACAAGGACGACAACCCTCTGAAAAACGCCCCGCACACGGCCGCTGAACTGGTGAGTGAGTGGACGCACCCGTACACCCGCGAGCAGGCGGTGTACCCCGTGCCGTCGTTGATCGAGGGCAAGTACTGGCCGCCGGTGGGGCGTGTCGACAACGTGTTTGGTGATCGCAACCTTGTTTGCGCATGCCCTTCCATCGAGAGCTACGCGTAACCAAGAGATCAACTCGGTCCCCTGTGGGAGGGGGCTTGCCCCCGATTGCAGTGGGTCAGCCAGCTAATCTGTAGCTGACCCACCGCTATCGGGGGCAAGCCCCCTCCCACACTGACCGCGTCCAATAATAAGAAACCGGAGAACAACCATGTCCCTTAGCGTGTTCGACCTGTTCAAGATTGGCATTGGCCCCTCCAGCTCCCACACCGTCGGCCCGATGCGTGCGGCCGCTCGATTCGTCGAGGGTCTCAAGCGTGACAACCTGCTGAGCGCCACCACCTGCGTCAAGGTGGAACTCTATGGGTCGCTGGGCGCCACCGGCAAAGGCCACGGCAGCGACAAAGCCGTACTGCTGGGCCTGGAAGGCGAACACCCGGACACTGTGAATACCGAAACCGTGGCAACACGCCTGGCGCAGATGCGCAAGGACGGCCACCTGAACCTGCTCGGTGAACACCGCATTGCGTTCAACGAGAAAGAACACCTGGCGATGATTCGCAAACCCCTCGCCTACCATCCCAACGGCATGATTTTTCGTGCCTTTGATGCGGCGGGCATCCAGATCCGCAGCCGCGAGTACTACTCGGTCGGCGGTGGTTTTGTGGTGGACGAAGACGCCGCCGGCGCCGACCGGATTGTCGAAGACGCCACGCCCCTGACCTTCCCGTTCAAGCACGCCAAGGATTTGCTGAGCCATTGCACCACTTACGGGCTGTCCATCAGCCAGGTGATGCTGACCAATGAAAGCGCCTGGCGCCCGGAAGCG of Pseudomonas azotoformans contains these proteins:
- the gcvH gene encoding glycine cleavage system protein GcvH: MSELRFTEDHEWLRAEADGSVTVGITAFAQNALGDVVFVQLPELQAYDKGAEASTVESVKAASGVYMPLDGEVLEVNDKLDGSPELVNEDPMGEGWFFRFKPADASAVAKLLDQDAYDRLIKANAEA
- the gcvP gene encoding aminomethyl-transferring glycine dehydrogenase, producing the protein MTVNLTTANEFIARHIGPRQEDEQQMLASLGFDSLEALSASVIPESIKGTSVLGLEDGLSEAEALAKIKAIAGKNQLFKTYIGQGYYNCHTPSPILRNLLENPAWYTAYTPYQPEISQGRLEALLNFQTLISDLTGLPIANASLLDEATAAAEAMTFCKRLSKNKGSSAFFASIHSHPQTLDVLRTRAEPLGIDVVVGDERELTDVSPFFGALLQYPASNGDVFDYRELTERFHAANALVAVAADLLALTLLTPPGEFGADVAIGSAQRFGVPLGFGGPHAAYFSTKDAFKRDMPGRLVGVSVDRFGKPALRLAMQTREQHIRREKATSNICTAQVLLANIASMYAVYHGPKGLTQIAQRVHQLTAILAKGLTALGLTVEQAHFFDTITLNTGPNTAALHDKARAQRINLRVVDAERLGVSVDETTTQADIEALWSIFANGKALPAFNASVDSTLPAALLRQSPVLSHPVFNRYHSETELMRYLRKLADKDLALDRTMIPLGSCTMKLNAASEMIPVTWAEFGALHPFAPAEQSAGYLQLTSELEAMLCAATGYDAISLQPNAGSQGEYAGLLAIRAYHQSRGEERRDICLIPSSAHGTNPATANMAGMRVVVTACDARGNVDIEDLRAKAIEHREHLAALMITYPSTHGVFEEGIREICGIIHDNGGQVYIDGANMNAMVGLCAPGKFGGDVSHLNLHKTFCIPHGGGGPGVGPIGVKSHLTPFLPGHAAMERKEGAVCAAPFGSASILPITWMYISMMGGAGLKRASQLAILNANYISRRLEEHYPVLYTGSNGLVAHECILDLRPLKDSSGISVDDVAKRLIDFGFHAPTMSFPVAGTLMIEPTESESKEELDRFCNAMIAIREEIRAVENGTLDKDDNPLKNAPHTAAELVSEWTHPYTREQAVYPVPSLIEGKYWPPVGRVDNVFGDRNLVCACPSIESYA